In Acidobacteriota bacterium, the genomic window GATCAGCTGTACCGTATCCTGGAAGTGGACATTGTTATCCGCCATCCCATGGACGATGAGTAGATGCCCCTTCAACTTATCCGCATAAGTGATGGGAGAGCTTATCTCGTATGCCTTCTCGTTTTCCTTGGGGAAACCGAACCGCTGGGTGGTGTACCAGAGGTTGTAGTTTCGCCAGTCGTTCACCGCTGCCACCGAGCCGCCTGCTTTGAATACATCCGGTCTCTTGAAC contains:
- a CDS encoding prolyl oligopeptidase family serine peptidase; translated protein: FKRPDVFKAGGSVAAVNDWRNYNLWYTTQRFGFPKENEKAYEISSPITYADKLKGHLLIVHGMADNNVHFQDTVQLIQKLIDAKKYNFEVMIYPKERHGFSRDESMITLFHRITDFFLCYLGRGPVK